The Sphingorhabdus sp. Alg231-15 genome has a segment encoding these proteins:
- a CDS encoding GFA family protein, whose translation MAEGGCYCGSVRYEISGEPINQSICHCRDCQKSSGAASVAWIMLDQDEFSLTTGALKTVDGQGGAERHFCADCGTGIAYKNANILPGMIDVQTATLDQPDNYIPEMNIQTAEQISWEKVAHEMPSFDRFPPQE comes from the coding sequence ATGGCTGAAGGTGGGTGTTATTGCGGATCGGTGCGATATGAAATTTCTGGGGAGCCGATTAATCAGTCCATTTGCCATTGCAGGGACTGCCAGAAAAGCAGCGGTGCAGCCTCGGTCGCCTGGATCATGCTGGATCAGGATGAGTTTTCGCTAACCACTGGCGCGCTCAAGACTGTAGATGGCCAAGGCGGCGCCGAACGCCATTTTTGCGCAGATTGCGGCACCGGTATTGCCTATAAAAACGCCAATATTTTGCCGGGCATGATTGATGTGCAGACGGCCACCCTCGATCAACCTGATAATTATATCCCGGAAATGAATATTCAGACTGCCGAACAGATTTCGTGGGAAAAAGTCGCACACGAAATGCCAAGCTTTGATCGTTTTCCACCTCAGGAATAA
- a CDS encoding redoxin domain-containing protein, translating to MKRKTSLLALAPALAFASCSEPQGQPEEGIETSENAESEMVEEIAEVPSIDAGIAVGATVPLDANFKTADGEKTLATILEDGAAILVFTRSVEWCPFCQTQLKGINAIVGDLQERGYKLYGVSYDSVDSQGRFSKNQMLDYKMLSDESSTAIDAFGLRDPQYTEGKALGVPYASVVVIDKDGKVTAKSVSGDFKKRPTNDQLLAIVDAI from the coding sequence TTGAAACGGAAAACATCTTTATTGGCTTTGGCCCCTGCACTCGCTTTTGCGAGTTGCTCTGAACCCCAGGGTCAGCCCGAAGAAGGAATTGAAACCAGCGAGAACGCAGAATCTGAGATGGTCGAAGAAATCGCTGAAGTGCCCAGCATTGATGCTGGTATTGCGGTTGGAGCGACCGTGCCTTTGGACGCAAATTTTAAAACCGCAGATGGTGAAAAAACGTTGGCCACGATCTTGGAAGACGGGGCCGCAATCCTGGTATTTACGCGATCAGTGGAATGGTGCCCGTTCTGCCAAACCCAACTGAAAGGCATCAATGCCATAGTCGGTGATCTGCAAGAACGTGGCTATAAGCTATACGGCGTGAGCTATGACAGTGTCGATAGCCAGGGCCGCTTTTCGAAGAACCAGATGCTGGACTATAAGATGCTGTCAGATGAGAGTTCCACTGCCATTGATGCATTTGGACTGCGTGATCCACAATATACCGAAGGCAAGGCGCTCGGCGTTCCTTATGCTTCGGTGGTGGTTATCGACAAGGACGGCAAGGTTACGGCCAAGTCAGTATCGGGCGACTTCAAGAAGCGCCCCACCAACGACCAATTGCTAGCTATAGTTGACGCGATCTAG
- a CDS encoding insulinase family protein → MDKFISASGRVLTTLALLTGLTLAPPMVLAQSKDAQVEKGSEQPWLYKGSDVPVDKSWTFGVLDNGLRYAVKKNGVPPGQVSIRVRIDVGSLMEQNHEQGFAHFMEHLSFRGSEYVPDGEAKRVWQRLGATFGSDSNAETTPTQTVYKLDLPNANPTSLDESIKIISGMISAPGLNATAVNAERPVVLAELQERRGPQTKVQDATRELFFANQRLASRAPIGTPETLGAATPQMLQLFHQRWYRPENTVVVIAGDGDPAEFEALLKKHFSDWNGKGEPGIAPDFGDPVADADSSRLVIEPTLPRFISLATVRPWEQVDDTIVYNQQLLIDLLALQMINRRLESRARAGGSYLQANVNQDDVSRSVDGTFVNIVPLTDDWAAALKDVRAVIADATTQAPSEADIAREIAEFDAALAIGVEGYATEAARKQADDIVNAVDIRETVATPQTALDVFRDMRDLYTPQRLLESTQKLFSGVATRALLTSPTVVDDGKNKLAAALGEDVKAASNARVRQASLGFDALPRIGRKGRVRSSEKVKRFDMEKLVLSNGVRVLLFPNKAERNKIMVNARFGKGYSGLNPDDEGLAWTGAMALMASGVGKLGQEELDKITTGRRIGLGFEIDDDAYEIKADTRAADLKDQLHLIAAKLQQPRWDDAPVIRGRAASLIGYDSFSASPQAVLQRDLEWLVRGKDPRWKTPDKDDFNALTPKEFKKFWKPILASGPIELMLFGDFDRDKAVEAVLKTFGALRKRKPDDMPDGGRSPVFPEPKQGPEILVHKGDNERAAALIAWPTGGGLENIRESRKLEVLVSIFNDRMFEILRSKEGASYSPQVINSWPVAFQTGGYISASSQLTPSNVDRFYGVAELIAKDLRENPVSPDEMKRIVEPLRQLISRASSGNSFWMSQLEGASFNPKKFTVLRTLLTDYTVITPEEVQQLAIKYLKDSTKWKLVVLPEGNKKAATMRTDAASAVGSR, encoded by the coding sequence ATGGATAAATTTATCAGCGCTTCTGGTCGCGTTCTAACTACACTTGCCCTTTTAACTGGACTGACATTGGCGCCGCCAATGGTCCTGGCGCAATCCAAGGATGCCCAGGTTGAAAAGGGCAGCGAGCAACCTTGGTTGTACAAGGGCAGCGATGTTCCGGTCGACAAAAGCTGGACTTTTGGGGTGCTCGATAACGGATTGCGTTACGCCGTCAAAAAGAATGGCGTTCCGCCAGGCCAGGTTTCGATTCGGGTGCGGATCGATGTCGGATCGTTGATGGAACAGAATCATGAACAGGGTTTTGCCCATTTCATGGAGCATCTGTCCTTTCGCGGTTCGGAATATGTGCCCGACGGCGAAGCCAAGAGAGTTTGGCAGCGATTGGGTGCGACGTTCGGCAGCGACAGCAATGCCGAAACCACACCAACGCAGACGGTGTACAAACTGGACTTGCCGAATGCGAATCCGACGAGTTTGGATGAGAGCATAAAGATTATCTCCGGCATGATCAGCGCACCTGGTCTGAATGCTACTGCAGTAAATGCGGAGCGGCCGGTTGTCCTCGCAGAATTGCAAGAACGCAGAGGGCCGCAAACGAAAGTGCAGGATGCCACTCGTGAATTGTTCTTTGCAAACCAGCGGCTGGCCAGCCGAGCCCCGATCGGGACGCCAGAGACGTTGGGAGCGGCAACACCGCAGATGCTGCAGCTTTTTCATCAGCGCTGGTATCGCCCTGAAAACACCGTTGTGGTGATTGCTGGTGACGGTGATCCTGCGGAGTTTGAGGCGCTACTCAAAAAGCACTTTTCTGATTGGAACGGAAAAGGCGAACCCGGGATTGCTCCTGATTTCGGTGATCCTGTCGCTGATGCGGATAGCAGCCGTTTGGTTATCGAACCAACATTGCCGCGTTTTATCTCGCTGGCGACAGTGCGCCCTTGGGAACAGGTTGATGATACAATTGTCTATAATCAGCAGCTGTTGATTGACCTGTTGGCCTTGCAGATGATCAATCGTCGATTGGAATCGCGAGCAAGGGCAGGGGGAAGCTATCTTCAAGCCAATGTTAATCAGGATGATGTCAGTCGTTCAGTTGACGGAACATTCGTCAATATTGTGCCATTGACGGATGACTGGGCCGCAGCGTTGAAAGATGTCCGCGCAGTTATTGCCGACGCTACGACTCAAGCGCCGTCGGAAGCGGATATTGCGAGAGAAATAGCAGAATTTGATGCGGCTCTTGCGATTGGGGTCGAGGGCTACGCAACGGAAGCTGCACGTAAGCAGGCCGATGATATCGTCAATGCCGTTGATATTCGCGAAACCGTCGCGACACCGCAGACAGCGCTTGATGTATTCCGTGACATGCGTGACCTCTACACGCCCCAACGATTGCTGGAATCGACACAGAAACTCTTTAGCGGCGTTGCCACACGAGCGCTGCTCACTTCACCGACAGTGGTGGACGATGGAAAAAACAAGTTGGCCGCTGCGCTTGGCGAAGATGTTAAGGCGGCAAGCAATGCACGGGTACGCCAGGCCAGTCTTGGCTTCGATGCATTGCCGCGTATCGGGCGCAAAGGCCGGGTGCGGTCGTCCGAGAAGGTCAAACGCTTTGATATGGAAAAGCTGGTTCTTTCAAATGGCGTTCGGGTTTTGCTTTTTCCGAACAAAGCCGAACGCAACAAGATCATGGTCAATGCCCGGTTTGGGAAAGGCTATAGCGGTCTGAATCCAGATGATGAAGGATTGGCCTGGACCGGAGCAATGGCTTTGATGGCCAGCGGCGTCGGCAAACTTGGACAAGAAGAACTCGACAAAATAACCACCGGTCGCCGGATCGGGCTGGGCTTTGAAATTGATGACGATGCCTATGAAATTAAGGCGGATACACGGGCGGCAGATCTTAAAGATCAGCTCCATCTGATCGCCGCCAAATTGCAGCAGCCGCGTTGGGACGATGCTCCGGTCATTCGTGGACGCGCTGCTTCCCTGATTGGCTATGACAGTTTTTCTGCGTCTCCCCAGGCGGTATTGCAGCGTGATCTGGAATGGCTTGTGCGCGGAAAGGATCCCCGTTGGAAAACGCCCGACAAGGATGATTTCAACGCGCTTACACCCAAGGAATTCAAGAAGTTCTGGAAGCCCATATTGGCGAGTGGACCAATTGAGTTGATGCTATTTGGTGATTTTGACCGGGATAAGGCGGTTGAAGCGGTGCTAAAAACTTTTGGCGCGCTGCGGAAACGCAAGCCGGACGATATGCCTGATGGCGGTCGGTCACCTGTATTTCCAGAACCAAAACAGGGCCCAGAAATTTTGGTGCACAAGGGCGATAATGAACGCGCGGCGGCTCTGATTGCTTGGCCAACAGGCGGTGGGCTGGAAAATATTCGTGAAAGTCGCAAGCTGGAGGTTCTGGTTTCGATCTTTAATGATCGGATGTTTGAGATATTGCGCTCCAAAGAGGGAGCAAGCTATAGTCCGCAAGTCATAAACAGCTGGCCCGTCGCCTTCCAAACCGGCGGCTACATAAGCGCATCCAGCCAACTCACGCCTTCCAATGTCGACCGTTTCTATGGTGTCGCTGAATTGATCGCGAAAGACCTGCGCGAGAATCCGGTCAGCCCAGATGAGATGAAACGGATTGTGGAGCCACTGCGTCAATTGATTTCGCGAGCAAGCAGCGGAAACAGTTTCTGGATGAGTCAATTGGAAGGCGCGAGTTTCAATCCCAAGAAGTTTACTGTTCTACGCACATTGCTGACCGACTATACGGTGATAACACCCGAAGAAGTCCAGCAGTTGGCGATAAAATATCTGAAAGATTCAACCAAATGGAAATTGGTTGTCTTGCCTGAAGGGAATAAAAAAGCCGCGACGATGAGAACCGACGCGGCTTCTGCTGTGGGATCCAGATAA
- a CDS encoding NifU N-terminal domain-containing protein — MLIETEKTPNPSTLKFLLGQTVMADGTRDFASPEDAEISPLAEALFTLGDVSGVFFGSDFVSVTAGPGSEWSEVKPQVLSILLDHFSAGLPLFKPGSAGEIHIPPEEEVHDDPEDADIVAQIRELIETRVRPAVANDGGDIIYRGFNRGVVFLKMQGACAGCPSSTATLKHGIESLLKHYVPEVIEVRAA; from the coding sequence ATGCTTATAGAAACTGAAAAGACCCCCAATCCGTCCACCCTCAAATTCTTGTTGGGCCAGACGGTCATGGCCGACGGAACCCGAGATTTTGCTTCGCCAGAAGATGCTGAGATTTCTCCCCTTGCCGAAGCGCTGTTCACACTTGGCGACGTTTCCGGCGTTTTCTTTGGATCAGATTTTGTTTCGGTCACCGCAGGACCGGGATCAGAATGGTCTGAAGTCAAACCGCAAGTATTGAGCATCTTGCTGGACCATTTCTCTGCTGGACTGCCATTGTTCAAACCCGGATCGGCGGGCGAGATTCATATCCCGCCCGAAGAAGAAGTCCATGATGATCCGGAAGATGCTGATATTGTCGCGCAGATTAGGGAACTGATCGAAACGCGTGTTCGCCCTGCCGTCGCCAATGATGGTGGAGATATTATCTATCGCGGTTTTAACCGCGGTGTTGTGTTCCTGAAAATGCAAGGCGCGTGTGCCGGATGCCCGTCATCGACGGCGACATTGAAACATGGCATTGAATCACTGCTCAAACATTATGTCCCAGAAGTGATTGAAGTTCGGGCCGCATAA
- a CDS encoding malonic semialdehyde reductase, giving the protein MNQPLDDAALDQLFRNARTYNGYYDKPVTTEQLHAIWDLMKMGPTSANMLPARLVWCHSSAAKQRLADCAGEGNKEKIIEAPVAVVIGMDQNFHEYLPELFPHTDAKSWFDGDLEGRIQGAMRNSSLQGAYFILAARAIGLDTGPMSGFDNAAADEVFFSDQPSVKSNFISTLGYGDPSTIFDRSPRPAFEKFNAII; this is encoded by the coding sequence ATGAATCAGCCACTTGATGATGCTGCACTGGATCAGTTGTTCCGAAATGCGCGCACCTATAACGGATATTACGATAAACCCGTTACTACAGAGCAGCTTCATGCGATCTGGGACCTGATGAAAATGGGCCCGACAAGCGCGAACATGTTACCGGCTCGATTGGTCTGGTGTCATAGCTCCGCAGCAAAACAGCGTCTCGCCGACTGTGCCGGAGAGGGAAATAAAGAGAAGATTATAGAGGCCCCCGTCGCAGTGGTTATCGGCATGGATCAGAATTTTCATGAATATCTCCCTGAACTATTTCCGCATACCGATGCCAAAAGCTGGTTTGACGGCGACCTAGAAGGCAGAATTCAAGGCGCAATGCGCAACAGCTCCTTACAAGGCGCATATTTTATTCTGGCTGCCCGCGCGATTGGACTGGATACCGGACCGATGTCGGGATTTGACAATGCAGCCGCGGATGAAGTTTTTTTCAGCGACCAGCCCAGCGTAAAGTCGAATTTCATCTCGACACTTGGCTATGGTGATCCTTCGACTATTTTCGACCGAAGTCCACGGCCCGCATTCGAAAAATTTAACGCCATCATCTAA
- the tsaB gene encoding tRNA (adenosine(37)-N6)-threonylcarbamoyltransferase complex dimerization subunit type 1 TsaB, which yields MGSRTLTIDTATSACSVALFEDGKLIANDYEEIGRGHAEKLVPMIAQLPNKGHAKQIIVNCGPGSFTGVRIGLSAAKALAMAWQAEICGYQSLHLVAAQALNEMEHPSPVFVTMLGGHGEYFVQNFDEHGNSMDDLLSLAPEAALLNTKAKHFAGSAALSLSALTSGVTEHSVLPNAANFDLLPKTYGYLPPTPVYGRAPDAQPAQQV from the coding sequence ATGGGCAGCCGTACTCTAACGATAGACACTGCAACTTCGGCTTGCTCGGTGGCCTTGTTTGAAGATGGCAAACTCATCGCTAACGACTATGAGGAAATCGGTCGCGGGCACGCCGAAAAACTGGTTCCGATGATTGCACAGCTGCCGAACAAAGGGCATGCAAAACAGATTATCGTCAATTGCGGCCCAGGCAGTTTTACTGGCGTACGCATCGGTTTATCTGCCGCAAAGGCACTGGCGATGGCTTGGCAAGCCGAAATATGCGGATATCAGTCTCTGCATCTGGTCGCGGCGCAGGCGTTGAACGAAATGGAACACCCCTCTCCTGTTTTTGTCACTATGTTAGGCGGGCATGGAGAATATTTTGTTCAGAATTTTGATGAGCATGGAAACTCTATGGATGATTTGCTTTCTCTAGCCCCCGAGGCCGCTCTTCTCAATACGAAGGCAAAGCATTTCGCTGGCTCCGCCGCACTTTCATTGAGCGCACTGACCAGTGGCGTAACCGAGCATAGCGTCTTACCCAATGCAGCAAATTTTGATCTGTTGCCCAAAACATATGGGTATCTGCCGCCCACTCCTGTTTATGGTCGTGCGCCCGATGCACAGCCCGCACAACAGGTATAG
- the rimI gene encoding ribosomal protein S18-alanine N-acetyltransferase: protein MADGARHLESKEAKPDAGAMIDLEHGSFGDLKVIMRIMGSAFSPLYGESWNEHQCRSMLALPGTQLLIASNADRPCGFTISREVAGEEELLMIAVDPQYQNTGIGLAMMRRLVEDAMKNGVTAIFLEVRSNNPAQGLYKRLGFQKIGLRPAYYTGDTEEKFDAITYKKSL from the coding sequence ATGGCTGACGGCGCGCGCCATCTGGAAAGCAAAGAGGCAAAGCCTGACGCGGGCGCCATGATCGATCTGGAACATGGAAGTTTTGGCGATCTGAAAGTCATTATGCGCATCATGGGATCGGCATTTTCCCCGCTTTACGGAGAATCTTGGAACGAGCATCAATGCCGCTCAATGCTTGCATTGCCCGGCACGCAATTGTTGATTGCAAGCAATGCAGATCGCCCCTGCGGCTTTACAATCAGTAGAGAAGTAGCCGGAGAGGAAGAATTACTAATGATTGCGGTGGATCCTCAGTATCAAAATACTGGTATCGGCCTCGCCATGATGCGACGGCTCGTCGAAGACGCTATGAAAAACGGCGTCACAGCAATTTTTTTAGAGGTGAGATCCAACAATCCTGCACAAGGCCTCTACAAAAGACTTGGTTTTCAGAAAATTGGACTTCGACCGGCATATTATACAGGCGACACAGAAGAAAAATTTGATGCCATTACCTACAAAAAATCGCTCTGA
- a CDS encoding MucR family transcriptional regulator gives MTEEDVALNETLITLTSDIVAAHVSNNSVAVSDLPLIINNVHGALSGLSGKAAEQARPEPAVPIKSSIKPDYIVCLEDGKKLKMLKRHLMTHYGMTPDEYRVKWGLPSNYPMVSPNYAEQRRELAKAIGLGKKKKKR, from the coding sequence ATGACAGAGGAAGATGTTGCTCTGAATGAGACATTGATAACCCTCACTTCAGATATAGTTGCTGCGCATGTCAGCAATAACAGCGTTGCGGTTTCAGACTTGCCGCTGATCATCAATAATGTGCATGGCGCGCTATCCGGTCTGTCCGGAAAAGCGGCAGAGCAAGCCCGGCCAGAGCCAGCTGTCCCCATAAAATCGTCGATCAAACCAGATTATATTGTTTGCCTTGAAGATGGCAAAAAGCTGAAAATGCTGAAACGGCATCTGATGACGCACTATGGCATGACACCGGATGAGTACCGGGTGAAATGGGGACTCCCTAGCAACTATCCCATGGTCTCGCCTAACTATGCAGAACAACGGCGGGAGTTGGCCAAAGCCATTGGTTTGGGCAAGAAAAAGAAGAAACGTTAA
- a CDS encoding transcriptional repressor, with the protein MPDKIDLEKLCAEKGLRITEQRRVIARVISDADDHPDVETMHERASAVDSRISIATVYRTVRLFEEAGILDRHDFGDGRARYEAVPESHHDHLIDVETGKVIEFVDPELEALQKQIAEKLGYRLVDHRMELYGVSSDRKS; encoded by the coding sequence ATGCCGGACAAAATTGATCTCGAAAAGCTATGTGCTGAAAAAGGGCTGCGGATAACCGAGCAGCGCCGGGTCATTGCACGCGTGATATCGGACGCAGATGACCATCCCGATGTGGAGACCATGCATGAGCGGGCTTCTGCCGTTGATTCGCGGATATCCATCGCAACCGTCTATCGTACCGTCCGCCTGTTTGAGGAAGCCGGCATTCTCGACCGCCATGACTTTGGTGATGGCCGTGCACGCTATGAAGCGGTTCCAGAGTCACATCATGATCACCTGATTGATGTCGAAACCGGCAAGGTCATCGAATTTGTCGATCCCGAGCTGGAAGCATTGCAAAAACAAATAGCCGAGAAGCTTGGCTATCGCTTGGTCGACCATCGCATGGAGCTATATGGCGTATCCTCTGACCGGAAAAGCTGA
- a CDS encoding lysophospholipid acyltransferase family protein — MAYPLTGKAETEQRSISVMGLLLIVIRALGILLSLVLCLPMHYLWRFFRLPSPWPRFFLWLVATNCGATVKTKGDRLKQDVFYVSNHISWFDIPVIAGLTGCTFVAQDGIASWPIIGWLCRINKTIFVSRTDRMQVGGQIDIIREAIEEKYPITVFPEGTTTDGHSLLPFKPSLFQAMAPPPKPTMVQPMLLDYGKVSKEIAWVGEESATDNAKRLFARLGIIPATLYFLEPFDPAHYGDRKAICAEAERRIAVALSASLSGEPVV; from the coding sequence ATGGCGTATCCTCTGACCGGAAAAGCTGAGACGGAACAGCGTTCGATTTCAGTCATGGGATTACTGCTTATTGTTATACGTGCTCTGGGTATTTTACTCAGCTTGGTTCTTTGTCTTCCCATGCACTATCTGTGGCGGTTCTTCCGACTGCCATCACCATGGCCTCGATTCTTCCTTTGGCTTGTCGCCACCAATTGCGGAGCGACAGTCAAGACAAAGGGTGATCGACTTAAACAAGATGTTTTCTATGTCTCAAACCATATTAGTTGGTTTGATATTCCCGTTATTGCAGGTCTGACTGGCTGCACTTTTGTGGCACAGGATGGCATTGCCAGTTGGCCGATAATCGGGTGGTTGTGTCGCATAAACAAGACGATATTCGTCTCACGAACCGACCGGATGCAGGTCGGTGGTCAGATCGATATCATCCGCGAGGCGATTGAGGAAAAATATCCGATCACTGTGTTTCCGGAAGGCACGACGACCGACGGACACAGCTTGCTGCCCTTCAAACCTTCGCTTTTTCAAGCAATGGCTCCACCACCGAAACCCACCATGGTCCAACCGATGTTGCTCGACTATGGCAAGGTCAGCAAAGAAATCGCATGGGTTGGCGAGGAGTCCGCTACGGACAATGCAAAACGGCTATTTGCGCGCTTAGGAATTATCCCAGCAACCTTGTATTTTCTCGAACCTTTTGATCCTGCTCATTATGGCGACCGCAAGGCGATTTGTGCTGAGGCTGAACGGCGGATTGCTGTTGCGCTTTCCGCTTCCTTGTCTGGAGAGCCCGTTGTATAG
- the miaB gene encoding tRNA (N6-isopentenyl adenosine(37)-C2)-methylthiotransferase MiaB, with amino-acid sequence MNRSDPKKFRVKSFGCQMNVYDGERMSEMLVDQGMTSAADGEDADLVVLNTCHIREKAAEKVYSDIGRLRGKDGKSPMIAVAGCVAQAEGKEISRRAPSVDIVVGPQAYHRLPALVERAKTGKKALDTDMPAASKFDALPTRKKQARPSAFLTVQEGCDKFCTYCVVPYTRGAEISRPWSDLISEAQALVDGGVKEITLLGQNVNAWTSEDDKGQKQGLEGLIRALDKIDGLHRVRYTTSHPNDMTEALIAAHGEIASLMPYLHLPVQSGSDRILKAMNRSHTTDSYLEILSKMRRVRPDIAISGDFIVGFPGESDADFEETLAVVREANYAQAYSFKYSPRPGTPAAVMDNQIAPEVMDERLQRLQALLNEQQHEFNKQALGRRTDILLERNGKLEGQLVGKTPWLQSVHIIAPDLAIGDMVDVTIESAGPNSLQGKLTQREAA; translated from the coding sequence ATGAATCGATCCGATCCCAAGAAATTCCGCGTCAAGTCATTTGGCTGCCAGATGAATGTCTATGATGGCGAGCGCATGTCCGAAATGCTCGTCGATCAAGGCATGACCAGCGCCGCAGATGGTGAAGATGCCGATCTGGTGGTGCTCAACACCTGTCATATTCGCGAGAAAGCGGCCGAGAAAGTCTATTCCGACATCGGTCGGCTGCGCGGGAAAGATGGCAAAAGCCCGATGATCGCTGTTGCTGGCTGTGTTGCCCAAGCGGAGGGCAAAGAGATTTCCCGGCGTGCGCCCAGCGTGGATATTGTTGTTGGCCCGCAAGCCTATCACCGGCTACCCGCGCTGGTAGAGCGCGCAAAAACCGGCAAAAAGGCACTGGATACCGATATGCCAGCAGCGTCGAAATTTGATGCGTTGCCAACCCGTAAAAAGCAGGCTCGGCCAAGCGCTTTCTTGACCGTGCAGGAAGGGTGCGACAAATTTTGCACCTATTGTGTCGTTCCCTATACACGCGGTGCAGAAATTTCCCGTCCCTGGAGTGATTTGATCAGCGAAGCCCAAGCTTTGGTCGATGGCGGTGTGAAAGAGATCACTCTACTCGGTCAGAATGTGAATGCATGGACGAGTGAGGATGATAAGGGCCAGAAGCAAGGTCTTGAAGGCCTGATCCGTGCGCTGGACAAGATTGATGGCCTGCATCGCGTCAGATATACGACCAGCCACCCCAATGACATGACTGAAGCGTTGATCGCCGCCCATGGCGAGATAGCATCGCTGATGCCTTATCTGCATCTTCCGGTTCAATCAGGAAGCGATCGCATTCTCAAAGCGATGAATAGATCTCACACAACGGACAGTTATCTGGAAATCCTTTCGAAAATGCGCCGCGTCAGACCTGACATTGCCATTTCCGGTGATTTCATTGTCGGTTTCCCAGGAGAGAGTGATGCAGATTTCGAAGAGACCTTAGCGGTTGTTCGCGAAGCCAATTATGCGCAAGCCTATTCGTTTAAATATTCACCGCGACCGGGAACACCAGCAGCGGTAATGGACAATCAGATCGCTCCGGAAGTCATGGATGAACGGTTGCAACGGCTGCAAGCATTGTTGAACGAACAACAGCATGAGTTTAACAAGCAGGCGCTTGGACGGCGCACCGATATTCTGCTCGAGCGCAATGGGAAGCTGGAAGGCCAGTTGGTCGGCAAGACGCCTTGGCTCCAATCGGTTCATATCATTGCACCAGACCTTGCGATTGGCGACATGGTCGATGTTACCATCGAAAGTGCCGGACCCAACAGCCTGCAAGGCAAATTGACACAGAGAGAAGCTGCTTAA
- a CDS encoding PhoH family protein → MAKKGIAADKINLVTLDVEFDDPQILGDLFGEYDRNIVAIENRLGVYIAARGTKLKIEGEEEAATQARDVLTGIYNRLEEGQEIDAAVVEAIIGMVADPRVSKAEKPGVTKKTTKTDASAPPKVMIKTRKKTIFPRSVRQADYMEKLARDDMIFALGPAGTGKTYLAVAQAVSQLITGSVDRLILSRPAVEAGEKIGFLPGDMKEKVDPFLRPLYDALYDTLPAEQVERRIESGEIEIAPIAFMRGRTLADAFVILDEAQNTTTAQMKMFLTRFGMNSRMVICGDPKQVDLPGGATSGLADAVQKLNRVDSVSTVKFGASDVVRHPLVGKIVEAYEGKDAAD, encoded by the coding sequence ATGGCAAAAAAAGGCATCGCCGCAGACAAAATCAATCTTGTGACGCTGGATGTAGAATTTGATGATCCGCAAATATTGGGTGATTTGTTTGGGGAATATGATCGCAACATTGTTGCGATAGAAAACCGCCTTGGTGTCTATATTGCCGCCCGCGGAACCAAACTCAAAATCGAAGGCGAGGAAGAGGCTGCCACGCAAGCGCGCGACGTTTTGACGGGCATCTACAACCGCTTGGAAGAAGGTCAGGAAATCGATGCTGCCGTGGTTGAAGCAATAATCGGAATGGTCGCCGATCCGCGCGTTTCAAAAGCAGAAAAACCCGGCGTCACCAAAAAGACAACCAAAACTGACGCCTCCGCACCCCCCAAGGTCATGATCAAAACCCGGAAGAAGACAATCTTTCCGCGCTCGGTCCGACAGGCTGATTATATGGAAAAATTGGCCCGTGACGACATGATCTTTGCGCTGGGCCCCGCTGGTACCGGCAAAACCTATCTGGCGGTGGCGCAGGCGGTTTCGCAGTTGATTACCGGATCGGTTGATCGTTTGATATTATCACGGCCCGCGGTTGAAGCCGGCGAGAAAATTGGCTTCCTGCCTGGCGATATGAAGGAAAAGGTCGATCCATTCCTGCGACCGCTTTACGATGCGCTTTACGACACTTTGCCGGCGGAACAAGTCGAGCGACGGATTGAAAGCGGCGAAATTGAAATTGCACCCATTGCATTCATGCGTGGCCGAACGCTAGCGGATGCCTTTGTCATTCTCGATGAGGCACAGAACACAACCACCGCCCAAATGAAAATGTTCCTCACCCGTTTTGGTATGAACAGCCGGATGGTCATTTGCGGCGATCCCAAGCAAGTTGATTTGCCTGGCGGAGCCACTTCCGGTCTTGCCGATGCCGTTCAAAAGCTTAATCGTGTCGACAGTGTGAGCACCGTCAAGTTCGGGGCATCTGATGTTGTTCGTCATCCCCTGGTCGGAAAAATTGTTGAAGCCTATGAAGGCAAAGATGCTGCAGATTGA